In one Tachysurus vachellii isolate PV-2020 chromosome 24, HZAU_Pvac_v1, whole genome shotgun sequence genomic region, the following are encoded:
- the LOC132839892 gene encoding general transcription factor II-I repeat domain-containing protein 2A-like, giving the protein MSRHFATKHANYASKQSPQERAATAQRLMANLQTQQNLFHRQTAIQESSTKASFLLAFKLAKASKPFSEGEFLKECMVETAGLLCPESKGKFEQISLSRRTVTRRVELIDEDIASKLNKKAESFKFYSLALDESNDIKDTAQLLIFIRGISDSFEITEEFLTMESMKGKTRGEDLYNQVSAVIGRMKLPWSKLANVTTDGSPNLTGKNVGLLKRLQEKVKEENPDQDVIFLHCIIHQEVLCKSILQLNHVMNPVVKLVNFIRARGLQHRQFIAFLEETDADHQDLFYHSRVRWLSLGKVFQRVWELKEEITAFLELMGRSDEFPELSDNNWRCDFAFAVDILSHMNELNTKLQGKDQFVHDMYTNVRAFKSKLTLFSRQISNKSFTHFPTLAMQKEATQNAQKYSKSLDDLHGEFCRRFCDFEKIEKSLQLVSCPLSQDPETAPQELQLELIDLQSDSVLKEKFNSLKLKDFYASLNEATFPNLRRMAQKMLTLFGSTYVCEQTFSVMNINKARHRSKLTDQHLRSILRIATTNITPDIDALAKKGDQQHCSH; this is encoded by the coding sequence ATGAGCCGTCATTTTGCCACAAAACATGCTAACTACGCTAGTAAACAGTCTCCACAAGAACGGGCGGCTACAGCTCAGAGATTGATGGCTAATTTACAGACTCAGCAAAACCTTTTTCACAGACAAACTGCGATTCAAGAGTCGAGTACTAAGGCAAGTTTTTTGCTGGCATTCAAATTAGCAAAGGCCAGTAAGCCTTTCTCCGAAGGcgaatttttaaaagaatgcaTGGTGGAGACAGCAGGTCTCTTGTGTCCGGAGAGCAAAGGTAAATTTGAACAAATCAGTTTATCACGCAGAACTGTGACTCGCCGTGTGGAATTGATTGATGAAGATATAGccagcaaattaaacaaaaaggcGGAGTCATTTAAGTTTTATTCACTAGCACTGGATGAAAGTAATGACATAAAAGACACTGCTCAGCTCCTAATTTTTATCCGAGGGATTAGCGACAGTTTTGAGATCACAGAGGAATTTTTGACAATGGAGTCCATGAAAGGAAAAACGAGGGGAGAGGACTTGTATAACCAGGTGTCTGCTGTCATCGGGAGAATGAAGCTACCTTGGAGTAAACTTGCCAATGTCACCACTGATGGATCGCCAAATTTAACTGGGAAAAACGTTGGGCTGCTGAAAAGACTGCAGGAAAAAGTAAAAGAGGAAAATCCTGATCAGGATGTTATTTTCCTACACTGCATCATTCATCAGGAAGTTCTGTGTAAGTCTATATTGCAGCTAAATCATGTCATGAATCCAGTTGTAAAACTTGTTAACTTTATACGAGCAAGGGGACTTCAGCATCGTCAGTTTATTGCGTTCCTGGAAGAAACCGATGCAGATCACCAGGACTTATTTTACCACTCTCGTGTGCGCTGGCTAAGTTTGGGCAAAGTCTTTCAAAGAGTGTGGGAGCTGAAGGAGGAGATCACTGCATTTTTGGAGTTAATGGGGAGATCCGACGAATTTCCCGAGCTAAGCGACAATAACTGGCGTTGTGACTTTGCGTTTGCTGTGGACATACTTTCGCACATGAATGAGCTGAACACCAAGCTACAGGGGAAAGATCAATTTGTGCATGACATGTACACAAATGTTAGGGCCTTCAAATCCAAGCTGACTCTTTTCTCCAGACAAATTTCAAACAAGTCTTTCACTCATTTCCCCACACTAGCCATGCAGAAAGAGGCGACCCAAAACGCGCAGAAATACAGCAAATCACTGGACGACCTGCACGGAGAATTCTGCCGTCGTTTCTGTGACTTTGAAAAAATTGAAAAGTCACTTCAGCTGGTGTCCTGTCCCTTGTCACAAGACCCTGAAACAGCACCACAGGAGCTGCAGTTGGAACTGATAGATCTTCAGTCTGACTCTGTATTGAAGGAGAAGTTCAACTCTCTTAAACTGAAGGACTTTTATGCTTCACTTAACGAAGCCACGTTTCCAAATCTCCGGAGGATGGCACAGAAGATGCTGACGTTGTTTGGCTCAACCTATGTGTGTGAACAGACATTCAGCGTCATGAACATCAACAAAGCCCGTCACAGATCCAAGTTAACTGACCAACACCTCAGATCTATCTTGAGAATTGCCACAACAAATATAACGCCAGACATTgatgcacttgcaaaaaaaggaGACCAACAACACTGTTCCCACTGA